TCTTTTAGTAAGTGAAACTTTTATAAACTATTGCTCTTCTATACAAATAGAGTGGCATCCATGTGATAGCTCAGATTTACATTAAACACGAGATACTCACACATCAATGAGGTCTGGCTTGAGCACAGAAGGCACAACGGTCTCCAGGTCATAAAGGCTGGTCTGAGAACCATAGCAAGTCACTTCAACCAacctttaaaaagaaacacatggtCTATTATGATATTTTGCTCTTTAAAATGAGCTAAATGAGCAGTCAACAGAGGATTGAACAGCGccattaattcattaattaaatgCACAGTATGAAAAACAGTGTAAGATTTTAACACTAAATTAAAAGAGAGCACCAAAACAGATATGAACTAACTTCAGAGTGAGTTAATATTCAGAAATATCGACTGTTGAATGTGTATCGTTTTGTTGAAGCATACAGTAAATATAGCCTCATGATGTTAAGCACAGAAATCACTTCAATGTAATAGAGTACTGACCTCTCCACCACTGCCAGGGCGTCACTGAACCGGGCAGCAAAAATCTCCCCGATGAAATGCTCAGCCAAGCGTCCAACAGCTTGCAGTAGGGAGCTGAGGTCCCTGAGAGAACAGTGAAGTCGACGGCAATCATTCTCTGCAGTGATGTTAAGCCTCCGACCTGAAAGAGGGACGTCATGACAAGTCATCCttacattttactgtaattaatTAGTATTGTTAGTATTGTGAGTATACctcaaaaaacagacagaaagtgaagcaagaaaaatgtatataaatagaGGGAAGGTTACTTACTTGTGCCTGTGGTGACAATAAACTGCTGCAAACCCATGTACACGTCCAGATTTTCTTGGAGGACTGGAAACtttagagagaaaagagaaataaggaAGCGGCTACCACTGCCTTGGATGAAACATATGATGATAAAAACCATAGCTAAcaaaaaagaatataatttcttttaaatattctttgattatttttttttttattcttaaggtatatatacacattgctgaaaacacacataaaaacacataacaTGTGcaatacagaaaagaaaagacaaaaggaagaaagaagaacaCAATGTCATAACCTCAGACCCAAACACATTATCTGTCTAGAGCAgaggtgcccaatacgtcgatcgcgaTCGACTGGTCGATCGCGGAGGTAGTGCCGGTAGATCGcctgacagtaaaaaaaataagttaaaaaaagtcgcgtttgcgacttgattgacgtacagggcggcctaCGGGTCCTGGGAAGGGACATGCGCGGTCAAACACGCTAGCTACTAGCTAGCcctccaatttatatctactgaagaagggatactctgggatggggaacaggataggaagggatattctactccattcagtgcaagtcatcagagtaaggtagtgaccataaatgtattgaatgttccagtcacttgtgtgcaatattgatggttacatcactgtttgtcacctatgtgcattactgctgtcaatttttaagtgtaataccaagggttacattagttgcagttatgcagtgtatgccaacatatattgtaaatataaagtatactcagtagATATAGAAgttaatatatgtttagcatttttaatgtaggtagatcattttgacctggtcattttaaaagtagcttgcgagctgaaaaagtgtgggcacccctggtctAGAGGAACTGGTTGCAGGAAGAAACAAATTCATCCACAGGTGGTCACGTAAGTGTGTCCAAGTGAAACTAGTAGGTTTTTTGGACAAGTCGTAAGGCTCAGCAATATGGCTTATACataatttctatatttttagGCCATGCtgttatatatgatatatatctTGATATAACATTTTCTAACCCTATAAAAAGGTATACAGACACTAAGCAattatatcaataaaaatacTTGTGTCGGATTGTGGGTAACCTGTGTGTAAGATGAAGTCAACCAGGGGTGTTGTGAAAGTCACTCCCGCAACCTACACGCAACCACAGTCACAGAAAAGTTCATGCTATTGGTGGTGGTTGTGTTACTTTAGTCAGCCATAAAGTGTGTAGATGAGCTCAGGATGCAGTATAATAGTTACTGGGGGGCTGTGTCTTCCTACCACATGAAAAAAAAGTCCATGTTTATGTAATGTTACTGTGGCATTTTCTTGTGACGTTACTCTTCACAGTAGACTCTGCAAAGCTAACGCGAGTTAGCAGCTACGAAACAGGCTATAGTCTATTAAAAACAGCTTAAAAGTGGAGGTTTGAAGTTGCAGGAGGACAAACATGAtcaaatgattgatttttttaacGGTTGAGGCGACTTGATAAACAATTTTAACGCACACCTAGCAGCCAATCAAGGCCAAGTGGTCCAGTAGAACATTGAGGAGTAAGCATTACGTGTTACGTGTTGCACACATAAATGTTTGGCGTTTAAGGTTTAGAATCCCAGCAAATACTTTTCCATGTCAGGTTTGAAAAACATCTACCAATGCAGACAAACCTTCCAACATGTCAAGATGACACCAACAGTGATCTCTTACCAGAGTAGAGAATGCATGAGATGGGAGCAGCTCCATCACCTTGGCAACCACCTCCAGACTCTGACGCAGGTATTTCTGCCACTCTGTCTGTTGCTATAGTTACCAAATGAGGGAGAACATTCAGAATTTGAAGTGAATGATATACAGTTTTGTAATGTGTTCATGTCTTTAAGGGGTTAATATGCCAATAATATAATACACTTTTATCACGTGGCTAGAAGAGATACAAAATGCAGACAGCATTAAGTTAAAAGGTGCAACTGACAGATTGTGAAATAGATGTAAATTCTTACATCATCGTCCAGAGTCTCATCATCCAGCTCTTCTAGCTGGGCCTGATTGTATCTGAACTGTATGCGATTCAGAACTTCCCTTAACAGTAGAACTAAGGCATCTTTGTACCTGTCCAACCAtacaaaatatttaacaaacaacaaagaacagcaacaacaaatgaataataatacaaCAGGCATCTTCTACACTTGATTGCCTACATTTCACATGATTACGTACCTATTTAGAACACTTTCTCTGTCAGCAAGTCTGCTTTTGATTTTGGTTGTTAGAAAATCCAAAAAGACACTCCATATATCCAAACAGGCAAAGTAGCCTTCATGGGTAGGCTGAAAAAAcgatgaaaataaagttttgtaaCCAGGACTCATATTTTGCATCAAAGGTTGTAGAAATCAACAACTTTTGATGTACTTTTGATGTAGCATAAACAAAGGACTGACAAATTACCTGGTTGAAGGTGTACTTGAAAAGCAGGGCAAGAAACTCTACAATTGGAAACTGAGGACTGGACTCAATCCGCCTCAAGTGAACACTGACGAACAGGCGCAGAAAGTCTGTGAACTTTTCCAAGTAACTGCAGAAGattaaagacacaaacattcCCAGAACAACAGAAAAAGTCAACACATCTTACAGTCAGAAGTTATTAGAATAATTCTTTGctagttaataataataataataataataataatattatatcaAGCCATTATTTCAATCTTTAGAACAGACAGTTAAAACGTGGGTGTCTGCACAAATTACAAGACCACTCATGAAAATATCAAGCTTGTTTGGGATGAGTTGAGGTCATTAAATGAAGCTCAATGGCTCATGTCATGGATGACCAAATAGGCCAGCCACCATCTTGCTTTGCAAAATCTTATGTTTGCTACCACATTCAACAATAATCTATAATGAAGAACAAAAAATCAAATTGAATATTaacatatatacaaaaatagaaCTGAAAGGGACCATAGAGACATGGGATCATGCTCAGCTACTGTCAACTGTTTTGAGAAGAAGCCAGAATGACACACATGTGATGGAGCTGAGGTTCATTGGCTGTACAGAGTTAGTGTGAGAGCACTAATGtgagagcagcagtgatgaaAACAAAGACTGTTTTGAGAGATGGACTCCTAAGAAACACCACAGTGAAACCTCTGACTGCAAATTAATTTTTAgtgtgacaaaagaaaatgtgatcaGTCGCGGACCACATGCTGCCACTACCACAGTGGAACACCCTCCTCTCCTATGCAAACACTTGGGAGTGTACAAATATTAATGTCAACTAAGAGACTGAGCCATACCTCTCGTCTAGTTCCTGCAGGCGGCTCTTGACTGTATGAGCGTTATTCTCTCGTGTCAGCCTCTGCAGGAGAAAGAAGGTCTGCTGGAACATCCTCAGCAGGTACTCCTCAAAATCCATTGGCACACAGTTCTTTGACACAAGCTCATTGACACAGGTCATGGCGAGTACACCTAGCCGGGCACGGTCCACCTTGTTGCCCTCACTCTGCTGTCCGTTTCGCCCTCCCCCATTCGATGATGGTGGCATTGTCCCAGGGTTGAGCTGCCCattagaagaggaggagatgaaggttCCCATCTTGGCTTTTGTCCGAAGATCACAACCAAAACGtgcaaaatggaaaatggatgCCAGCAGGGTGGGCGTGATGCTTGTGGACAGAGGGATCCAGCTGAACAGGTGAGCCAAACACTccaaaacaagacaacagaGCTGCTGACTCTCATTGTCCAACGCTGCCATGGGCTGGCAAAGCAGCTTTGAGTACTGGCTGCCCTGAAATAAACTGCCCAGCAATTctactgaaaatgacaaaaaaaaaaagtctggttaacacacaacaacaaatctCCCGATAAATGCATGCTGTAGTTGGTGTCACCACATTACTAGCAAGTCTTTGCAGTTTTAGGCAAGTTAAAGACAATTCACACACCACTTTCTCCTGAGGTGGGTGAGGGAGGCGGGGTGGAAGCTATGACACTGTGCTTGTCCCAGTAAGTCTCCAGGATTCCTGTAAAAGAAGCAGTGACAAGAGCCAAGTTATCCACATGCACTGCAGGTTTTCCAACATTTATCCTGACAGGCAGCCTGGCTCTAATTTTTGGCAGATTTTATCATAAAGTTTGGGCACCTAAAAAGGTCATACTTAAACATCATTAAACAGTAATCTTGCCAACAGCCTGTTGTTTTGCGCCTTGACAGATCCGCGTCTATTACCGCCTCACGGCAGGTGACGAACAGCTCTCCGTTACAAGGGGCCGAGCCTCAGTGCACTAACGGGGTTCACCTACTTAGTGTCTCACCTATTGGCTCTTTAAGCTGTTGCGAGGAGACTCGCCTAGCATATCTCACTACCTTCCTCCGAACGTCTGCCCTACTTCCACTGGTGGAGCACCCGGCAGAACAGCCTATGTGCCGGATACCGCACACCAGCCACGCCCGTTAACGGTAGCTCTCCTCTTAATGATCTGGGCACTTGGTGTATTAGCTAGGATAGGATTTAAAGACCTTGTTAGGTCCTAAGGGCCTGTTGCTTTGCTGAGACTAGGGATACCTATTATGAGTCCACTGATGttaaaacattataaccttTACTTTATATCCTAAGAATACCTAAAAAGCTCAATGTCCACAATTTATCTTTAAATACAGATATTCTAATTGTATTGCAAAACATAGCAGGGAAAGGCGTACAGCTACAGCCATTGTCCTTCCAGCTACCACAACCAGGACTTCTTCAACCAGAATTCTAGTTGCATCTAGTTGCACAAAGTACTCAATGATTGTTCTCACCCGTCAACAGTCCAAGCACTGTCGGCACCTGCTCCAGCAGCAGTTTACGCAGCTCATCTTTCCTGGCGACGCTCAAGTCTTCTCTAGGACACGCAAGTTCCTCTGACGTGGTTTTCAACATCACCAACCCCAATGGAGCCAGAGCTGGGGACTGGATCAGCTGCAGTTCACAACAGATTGACAGACAATAGCATTTTGAATAAATGGAACAGTTGTGCAACAGGTTAAGAGAGAAAACTACTTATTAGAGCATCTTCATATTATGAAAAGAACACATCctaagtgtaaaaaaaaatggtttaatGGTGGTTTTGGTTTAATGCAACCTCTGTGCCAACTTTTGCAACTACTGATGATCAAAACTAATGTTTGACCTTTGAATAGCAGAAACATCACAGCTTACCTGAAGGGTGTTTGTAAAGAAATCATGGTAGAACATTGGCCAGTCCTGGCGACCAATGTCCACAATGACTTTGCAGACTTTGTTACGGATGAAATAGGGCACTGATTTGTGCTGAGCAAGTAGGAGTTTGGGCAGACAGCTGCGAATCTCCATCTTGTCTTGTGAAGCAACACCGATCCACATCTTGTTCACAAGGTTCTGAAAGTAAAAGGAAACAATTAACAACTTTCCAAGCAGTGTCTGAATTAGATAACAAATTTATACAGACAAATATTTTGTAACAGTTCCCAATAATCTGTTTAAAAAGTAATTCCTTTGATGGATTCATTtatcattgcttttttttttttaaacaatatagCATGAACCAAAAAGCATTTACATCTGTCCCTAAAAATATAACATGCATCAGGATGTTGAGCCTTTTATCCCATGCAAAACGCAGTACACATTTAGCCAACATGTTTTGCAGAATTAAACAAAGGAAACACTGTATGAAGCCAATTCTCTTCGCAGTAATGACAAAACAATACTGTTCTCTGTGTACTGTCTTattttaaaagcataaaaaaggCTAACGAAGAAAGTAGACAGTACTATGACCCGAAAATATGTATCTCACACCTACACAACTTACCTCAAATACTGTGAGACTGTACATCATCACATACTCATTCCGAGTATTGGAGAGGAAGAACAAGCAGTGCCGCCATGCTCCAGTCTGCTGTGCAAAGTTATTCAGCAGCTCTTCTACACAGAAAAGGAAGTAGACACAATCTCTGACAGAGGCACATGACAACGTAATGTTTCAGtggcagacagactgaaagTAATGCGTCACAACACCGGAAGTTTATAAAAAAAGGCaacacaaatttttttttaaatagaaagcAAATTATTTTAGGTCACATTAAATGCTCTGCAGTGACAGCTAGACCTACACTGTATATTTCAATATACAGAGCATTTTACTTGGGGATCCAGGCTTTGCTAAGCTAGATATGTGTCAACTGTTAATAAGGTTAAAAGCCTTacaaattgaaaaatatatattcaaagaTAGGATGCCTCATGTATATCATATTTTCATGAAACGACAAAATGAGAGCCACAAGATGATCTTTTTCACTTTGAATAAATACCTTCAAGATTAAGTTAATGTCATATTAAACTGACACTGAGCAACAGGGTTGTCAAACAAGGTTTTTCACacttaatttcattattttccccGTCTTTGTTATATATGAGACAAGTCCTATGTTGTTACAAAAACCAACTTGGTGGACAACACAAACCTGAAAACCTACTTGCAGGTGATGGCCTTGCGTCTGATTGTATAGTGCAATATAGGTTTTACAAGGCCAAACTTACCAATTTCTCTCTTTCGCTCATTGGTCGTGCAGCTGTGAAAGAACTCCGTCATAAGGCTCTCCAGTGCACGCAGTGATGCCTCCTCTGAAGCCTTGTGGATAATAAAAGATGAAGTTAACAATGAAGCACACATTAGGACAATCTATTTGGCAATATGCATTACTCAAACcaccacatactgtatttttgtCATAGTCATCTAGCCATTAGCGtgacaaaaaacacagtcaAGATCAATATCTGTCCATTTGACAGATAAAATTCGATGGAGTGTTTGTCATTCAGCAAACATGCAGAGCAGACACTCAACTGCAGACCAATCAGAAGCCTCTCCAAACATCTGTTCACAAACAGGAAACCCATCCTCATAGTGAAGACACAATGCACTGACTTTCAAGGATCTTGTTTCCAAATCTGAGCATTTATTATGCCAAGTTCTAATACATTGATTTGTTGATGAagaatgtgtatatgtatgcacGGAGTGCCTTGACATGCAGTCCTGTAGAAAGAGGAGAAACCTTTTCTAGTCAGCTCTTGCAAACATATGTACCATCTTGCTCGGACACTTTGTGAGCTGGATACTCATCTTCACTTGTCTTGCCTACACATGGCTATAATTGGTCACTGCACATGTACCGCTGTTTGTGTGCAAGTTTTGGCTGAGTGTCATCAAAATGTAGTTCACACAACTTATTATAGCAGTGCTATAGTTCACAGCACTGCAATCTGACTTGCTCATATGGTTCTGCATTGAGGATTGCACGAGGATCCCAGATTTGTTTATACAATCCAAGTGAAGTTGTAATTAGAACAAATAATTTGTGTTATATCGATTGTCATGCCACGCTTTGACAGGTGAAGGAGGCCGGGCCCTGTCTGGCAAAAACGAGATGACAAATTGAGATTTTAAAGGGCAGCTCCTGAAGCAGGCGGGTCTGAATTCCTCAAATAAGCCACAACTTGCCGAGACTTCACACAACTAAAGGCAAATATTCGGTTTTGCAAGATGGGCGTCTTGTACTGTGAAATGCCTTTACGAGCAGGCACATCCCGTGAAATAACGTTACCTGGCCTCTAACAAACCGTTATACAATGAAACAGACACTGAGGGCCAAAGTGCAAACAACCCTACCGATCTGCTACATGTAAAGAATTTTAAGACCAGTATTAACACAGCTTTACATCTTCCTGTTTAAATATAATGCACCACGTTAGCTACTAGCAAACGGTACAGGAAGACAACGGGAGTAACTAGGTAAATACTAGGCGTTGAATTATACTTACCATGTTAAATGCTATCTTCAGTTTTCGTAGTCTGGGATTAATTACAGTAATAAGCCAACATTAGCCACTTAGCTAGCCAATTCTGAAGCCACCGTTAGCTGAGGTGCTGCTGGCTAACGTAGCCGCAGAGGGGGCACATCATCTGCTCTCCTGCTCAGGTCGATACCCCCCAACACACGACTAGCTAGGAAAGGTTGGCGTCGTTGACTTAGCTTACAGTAACAACGTTGGACACTGAGTTAACTTTACCTTGTTCGAATAAAACGCGATCACCTAGCATATAGCATTAACATTGAATCAGCTAACGTTATCTCGACTTGGTAGCTTAGCTGCATTGTCGTATAATTCCATTAAACGCTGAGTTAAATGCCGAAATCTCGTTTTTGTGGCACATCTAACACTGGCAATGTGCAACGTTAATTAGCTTCCTGTGTCAAGCGTTTCGAAGCTAAGTTACCCTGTGGCTAACACCGCAGCGGATGGCTAACTCGCTAGCTTTTCTGGGAGGGTGAAGGCATCATTTTCGTTAGCTATAGTTAGCTGTCAAACATGACATGCCTCTATGGCTGCTGGTCACGACACCCTGCCTCTACCGTCTGTAATTTCAAAGCGGGTGAATATGCACACCTCAGTTATCTGTCTGAAAAAACTGAATAATACTAAATATATAATACTATCCGCGCTTGCTCCTGTTATTCGCCTTTTCAATGCTTAGGGCGGCTCAAGAATATAGCTAGCTTGCTGGTTGCAGGGTTTGCTTCGCAACTTCCTCTTTTGCTGCAGAAATCAACCAACCCAGTCAGCTTCAGTCAAGTCAATCacaataataaaagcacaatcTCCGGTTATTTCTTTCAAACTACTGCAAAGTTTTTGAGTATtcggtgcaaaaaaaaaaaaaaaaaaaaagatctaaagAAGTCCCTCACACGTTGTATATTTTAAGCCCTAAAAGCATCTTAAACGCTCATATTATGTGCcaatagaaaaacacaagacaaacgCAAAAAAATAACTAGTGTGGACGCTTGTGCTCCCTCTCAAGCAAATAAATCTGATGGAACCACGTCTGCAGCACTTTACCTCAAAACTCATTAACCTGCAGGACCTTCAAAGCAACATTACACAATGCGATTAAGTCTGCATTTAATCATTCTCCCCTCCATACTGCGTTTTCTCACATATAACGTCCAGATTCTTCGCTGTGTCCAGAAATCACTCACTTAATTTTCAAAACTAATTCATCTTTAAAGCTATTCTGAATCACGCAGTTACTGCAGCAATGATTTCTTATGAACACTGTCTGTGACTGCTTACATGAGATGTTTTAGTCCTGTAAATCAATGTTGCTTGATTTGTTTGGGCCACAGCACGTTGTGCATGAGAAAGGCGAGTTAGAGTCCATACATAGATAAGAGCAATTGCACTAATAGCAGAAACTAAAGCAATGAAAAATGAGAGAATCAAGAAATCAACAGATGTATTAgataattaacacacacacacacacacaagataaatTCATGTACATAACATGTATAAAATGTATACAGAGGCCCGTCACGTAGTCAAGGGATGTACTATACACACAGATACTTATTGTATGTACAATTTATGCACTATGGAGTTTATACaagataaaaaaacatatacTTAATACTACAGCAAAATGAAGACGATACAACATTTACAAGCTTGCTCCCCCTTTTGGGTAATTccccaaaatataaaacattctAAAGGCAAAGGTGTGGTTTTCCTTTAATGGTTACAGAATCCCTTATTCAGGAAATTTTTTGGCTCAAACATGATTCAGACATTGATGATAACAAATTCAGAATCCATCCATCAAAACCGGTAAAAAGAGCATTTGTCCACTGCACTCTTAAATTTCACTGCCACAGTGAAGTGAAGAGCAGCAACAGTCAGAAAGTCAGACAGTATTCAGACAGTCTGGATAAACATTCTCAATATTCCAGTGAAGGATATTTACATGTTATAAGCAGTTTTTGATATATATCAGTGTCTCCCAATTGCAGTCCTGGGGACCCCCTGCCTTGGATGTTTTAGATGCTTCCCTGCTCCAAAACACCCGATTCAAATGAATAGGTTGTTTGAATGAATGTTGTTGCTTGAGgatgagctgatcatttgaatcagttGGAATactgatatacagtataatatgtTACAGTCTTAGAGGGCAAAAGACTAGAAACATTCATGTAGCTTCATGTGGATCCTTTCTCCTTAGTTAGTTCTTTGTCACTATCTGTGActgtcagtttgtcatttttcttgaGGTTATTTTGTCTTTGCGCTTGCATGCTATATGCCCAGGCTCTGTCCACACCATGTCCTTCAACCCTGCAGGGTGCCCAGTCAGGGAAGGGAAAACGACCAGCTACCACTAGGGCATCATCAGGAAGCTCCGCCTGCAACTTCTGCTGCAATAATGAAAGCTAGGGACACAAGagcacaataaaaaataaaaacagactaaatTCACAAATATGTTCTTCCTTGAATTGTTTTGCTTGTATCTAGGAACCACAAAATATAGTAAGGTCATGATACTCAGGTACCTTTGCAACAAGAATTTCTGAAATGCCTGCAAGTGATCCACTTTGCCTTATCTCACCTGACTTTTAATGAGCTCTTACTTTATTCTGTATTTCTACATTATTTATATGCTGCATTAAGATGGTCTCTATTTCACTGTTTAAAGGCATCTATTCACTGTATTACTCACCACACTAGGAGCCAAAAACACTGTGATATTCTTGCATTCTGTCAGGTCAACCTGTGATGAGATACAAGGTGGTAAATAGAACAATAATGCTACTAACAATTCACCTGTAAATGCCATAAATGCAATgattacatatttaaaaaaacaacgtTTAAGTTTTCAAATGGATTCCCTGATGTCTGTGgtgattaaattatttactCCCTGACTATGTTAAGTGTAGCAAAGGCTCCTGCTGTAGAAAGGACAAACAAGCTGTGATATTGATATCTTCAGTTATGCTGACTATGCTCACACACCACCAGAAGTAATATAAAACAGAAGGGCAGCGTAGACCCTGGGGAAAAATGTATGTGCACTATTTATAAAGATGATTTAACTATTCACAGCTGTGTTTCCTAGTGATATGATGCATCACTATGATGATTTATTGGTGGCTGGTGTAATTTAGGTATAGCACCTGTTTGCAAATCAGAACAGGAGTGTTACTGATGCTGTTACACAAGCGACAAATCTTCAAACCTTCCAGAGATCTTCCCGTCGATACAATACTTTTTCATGATGGCCTGCTCTCCACGCATGAAAGCGAGCCAGGCGAACAAGCCAGGGGTTGAGCTCATAACCAACAGCGGGAGTAAAACCTTGTCGATGGGCTTCCAAGACCTTTAAGATTCAAAATGACCACAGTCAAAAGCCACTACTCAGCAGCGCAAGAAAAAGGACCACAAATATCTTGATGATACTTACAATACGACCATCACCAGATCCCAAATCCACAAGCCCTCCCTTTCGGCCTCTCAGCAATGTCATTACACTATTTACTTGAACTTTGCTGGCAGGAATGTACGGGACCTGGAAGAGATTTTTAAGGCCTTCAAATAGTTTCTCAGACTTTTTTTAGAGGTGCTATTGCTACAGGAAGAGTTGCGTCAGTAGTTAGACCATACCTGTAGTCTTAGGGGAACTTTTCGGAAGCCTGGCTGGAGGATTCCCACCCACACAGCATACACAGCAAGCCCAGTGCCGGCAGCTATCTGAGCAACACCCCATCCTCCTAGATGCTTGGACTTGAGCT
This genomic window from Pempheris klunzingeri isolate RE-2024b chromosome 17, fPemKlu1.hap1, whole genome shotgun sequence contains:
- the xpo6 gene encoding exportin-6, with the protein product MASEEASLRALESLMTEFFHSCTTNERKREIEELLNNFAQQTGAWRHCLFFLSNTRNEYVMMYSLTVFENLVNKMWIGVASQDKMEIRSCLPKLLLAQHKSVPYFIRNKVCKVIVDIGRQDWPMFYHDFFTNTLQLIQSPALAPLGLVMLKTTSEELACPREDLSVARKDELRKLLLEQVPTVLGLLTGILETYWDKHSVIASTPPPSPTSGESVELLGSLFQGSQYSKLLCQPMAALDNESQQLCCLVLECLAHLFSWIPLSTSITPTLLASIFHFARFGCDLRTKAKMGTFISSSSNGQLNPGTMPPSSNGGGRNGQQSEGNKVDRARLGVLAMTCVNELVSKNCVPMDFEEYLLRMFQQTFFLLQRLTRENNAHTVKSRLQELDESYLEKFTDFLRLFVSVHLRRIESSPQFPIVEFLALLFKYTFNQPTHEGYFACLDIWSVFLDFLTTKIKSRLADRESVLNRYKDALVLLLREVLNRIQFRYNQAQLEELDDETLDDDQQTEWQKYLRQSLEVVAKVMELLPSHAFSTLFPVLQENLDVYMGLQQFIVTTGTSRRLNITAENDCRRLHCSLRDLSSLLQAVGRLAEHFIGEIFAARFSDALAVVERLVEVTCYGSQTSLYDLETVVPSVLKPDLIDVHAQALAALQAYSHWLAQFYSEVHSQNQSQFMNLITSSIDASGPLITAKVPEKLLLSACHLIVSITSTVRPVFLVTLPAVQNIFNLITTESQTRRLPQEAHMLVCRALSNMLLLPWPNLPETEQQWQTRSSNHASLLAALTREYRVLRGTVNITPRQPDLDNMKAVIQQTLPVLRDIVDSISGESTKSRQICYQSLQESVQVSLSLFPVFIQQPDVTDEMLAFFLTLFQALRVQMGVAFTGQIIHTFLSMFTREQLAASILQEGSAGCRVVQKFLKILQVVVQEPGQAFKPFLPSILSLCMEQVYPVVAERSSPDVKAEMFELLYQILHQNWRYFFKTSVLTSVQRGAAEDTMENEAQFTAAMQAFGQSFLQPDIHIFKQNLSYLESLNSKHKLYHRKLFRTSMLFHFINVLLQVLLHKSHDLLQEEITVAIYNMASVDFDAFYSAFMPEFLNGCQGVDTSQRAVLARNFKLERDLPSFTQSVQRLVNDLRYYRLCNSSLPTGTIKL
- the antkmt gene encoding adenine nucleotide translocase lysine N-methyltransferase, giving the protein MDDDAPDEVFAELKSKHLGGWGVAQIAAGTGLAVYAVWVGILQPGFRKVPLRLQVPYIPASKVQVNSVMTLLRGRKGGLVDLGSGDGRIVLEAHRQGFTPAVGYELNPWLVRLARFHAWRAGHHEKVLYRREDLWKVDLTECKNITVFLAPSVLSLLQQKLQAELPDDALVVAGRFPFPDWAPCRVEGHGVDRAWAYSMQAQRQNNLKKNDKLTVTDSDKELTKEKGST